A genomic stretch from Etheostoma cragini isolate CJK2018 chromosome 8, CSU_Ecrag_1.0, whole genome shotgun sequence includes:
- the LOC117948770 gene encoding CD209 antigen-like protein E isoform X1: MKMVYQGEDRVYGNVPHASARSEDRKVAAAEAGIKQYRLAVVILGILCVIQAAVIIFLLHSLLSERRESKRTNFDVEAGFNNLTEERDDLKMKLNNLAQGRWEYFSGSFYHISSIEKPWQGSRDDCLEKGADLVIINSKEEEDFIRKFQKVMWIGLTDSETEGTWKWVDGTPLNESYWATNEPNGRETENCGNTFHYAMENSLNDSPCYISHSWVCERKVCPFLSIKTHQTEN; encoded by the exons ATGAAGATGGTTTACCAGGGAGAGGATCGTGTATATGGAAACGTCCCTCATGCCTCAGCCAGGAGTGAAGACAGGAAAGTGGCTGCTGCAGAAGCCG GTATTAAACAGTACAGGCTTGCTGTTGTGATTCTTGGGATCCTGTGTGTGATACAAGCTGCTGTAATCATTTTCCTTCTTCATTCACTCC TTTCAGAGAGACGCGAGTCCAAGAGAACCAACTTTG ATGTTGAGGCTGGTTTCAATAACCTGACTGAGGAGAGAGATGACCTGAAGATGAAGCTGAATAACTTAG CTCAAGGACGATGGGAGTATTTCAGCGGTAGTTTCTACCACATTTCTTCAATCGAGAAACCCTGGCAAGGAAGTAGAGATGACTGTCTTGAAAAGGGTGCAGACCTGGTGATTATCAACAGCAAAGAGGAAgag GATTTCATAAGAAAATTCCAGAAGGTCATGTGGATTGGCCTGACTGACTCAGAGACAGAGGGGACGTGGAAATGGGTGGACGGGACTCCACTGAATGAAAG ctatTGGGCTACTAATGAGCCTAACGGTAGAGAAACGGAGAACTGTGGTAACACATTTCATTATGCTATGGAAAACAGCTTGAATGATTCCCCCTGTTACATATCACACTCTTGGGTCTGTGAAAGGAAAGTCTGTCCATTTCTCTCCATCAAAACCCACCAGACAGAAAACTAA